In Tissierellales bacterium, one DNA window encodes the following:
- a CDS encoding FAD-dependent oxidoreductase yields the protein PHVSFSNCALPFHLSGLIEDHEELVLMKPDQFYNEYRIDARVYNKVVDIDRENKEVKVKHIITEEEYIEKYDKLILSPGANPIVPPFEGIKDVNVFTIRNVVDIAKLSVFLKEDNCKDVSVIGGGFIGIEAAENLKLAGYNVTLIEAMDQVMRPFDYDMAQILHKEIYDKGIELILNDKVERFEKDTVILGSGKKIKTDAIVMAIGVSPETTLAKKAGLEIGETGAIKVNQNFRTSDKNIYAVGDAIEVYNRLLHSYSKLSLAGPAQRQARDAADHIYGKPVNNTGVIGSSVIRVFDYNGASTGLNEGLIKATGMKINYDSVLIIPQDKVGIMPDSEPIYFKLLFEVPTGRILGAQAIGKGNVDKRIDVIATLIKFNGTLEDLKDLELCYAPPFGTARDVVNLAALVGLNILHSKFKQVHVDEIRGLVESGAYIIDVRDEDEFEEGHIKGAKNIPLKEFRDRIDEVPKDRPVYLHCRSGQRSYNAVMTLVNKGYDNVYNVSGSFMGLSFYEYYNDQVLDREPIVTKYNFE from the coding sequence ACCTCATGTTTCTTTTTCAAATTGTGCCCTTCCATTCCATTTAAGTGGATTAATTGAGGATCATGAAGAGTTAGTACTTATGAAGCCAGATCAATTTTACAATGAGTATAGGATAGACGCCAGAGTTTATAATAAAGTTGTTGATATAGATAGAGAAAATAAAGAGGTAAAGGTAAAGCATATTATAACTGAAGAAGAATATATAGAAAAATATGATAAGTTAATTTTATCACCAGGGGCTAACCCAATAGTGCCGCCTTTTGAAGGTATTAAAGATGTAAACGTATTTACTATAAGAAATGTAGTAGATATAGCTAAGTTAAGCGTGTTCTTAAAAGAGGATAATTGTAAGGATGTATCTGTAATAGGTGGAGGATTTATAGGTATTGAGGCAGCAGAAAACTTAAAATTAGCTGGATATAATGTTACATTAATAGAAGCTATGGATCAAGTTATGAGACCTTTTGATTATGATATGGCTCAAATACTACACAAAGAAATTTATGATAAAGGCATTGAATTAATATTAAATGATAAGGTAGAAAGATTTGAAAAAGATACTGTGATATTAGGCTCAGGGAAAAAAATTAAAACTGATGCTATTGTAATGGCTATAGGTGTATCCCCTGAAACAACTTTGGCTAAGAAAGCTGGTCTTGAAATAGGGGAAACTGGAGCCATTAAAGTAAATCAAAACTTTAGAACTAGTGATAAAAACATATACGCAGTAGGAGATGCTATAGAGGTTTATAATAGATTACTTCATTCTTATAGTAAATTATCCTTGGCAGGTCCTGCTCAAAGGCAAGCAAGAGATGCAGCAGACCATATTTATGGAAAACCTGTAAATAATACAGGTGTTATAGGTTCCTCTGTTATTAGAGTATTTGACTATAACGGGGCGTCTACAGGATTAAATGAAGGATTAATAAAAGCTACAGGTATGAAGATTAATTATGATTCTGTATTAATTATTCCTCAAGATAAAGTTGGAATAATGCCTGATAGTGAACCTATTTATTTTAAACTATTATTTGAAGTACCTACAGGAAGAATATTAGGAGCCCAAGCTATAGGTAAAGGAAATGTAGATAAAAGAATAGATGTTATTGCTACTTTAATTAAGTTTAATGGAACCTTAGAAGATTTAAAGGATTTAGAACTATGTTATGCACCACCTTTTGGAACGGCAAGGGATGTAGTTAATTTAGCTGCTTTAGTAGGATTAAATATATTGCATAGTAAATTTAAACAAGTCCATGTTGATGAAATTAGAGGCTTAGTAGAAAGTGGAGCCTATATAATAGATGTTAGAGATGAAGATGAATTTGAAGAAGGCCATATAAAAGGTGCTAAAAATATACCATTAAAAGAATTCAGAGATAGAATAGATGAAGTACCTAAAGATAGACCTGTTTATTTACATTGTAGAAGTGGTCAAAGAAGTTATAATGCAGTAATGACCTTGGTAAATAAGGGATATGATAATGTCTATAATGTTTCTGGTAGTTTTATGGGACTATCATTTTATGAATATTACAACGATCAAGTCTTAGATAGAGAACCAATTGTAACAAAATATAATTTTGAATAA